The Apium graveolens cultivar Ventura chromosome 6, ASM990537v1, whole genome shotgun sequence genome contains a region encoding:
- the LOC141665931 gene encoding uncharacterized protein LOC141665931 — protein sequence MVFAPATDQEIHKLLKSIGKSFKDFDQMPQPPDTYLDFSDNNLIIEERSYDIAEMEKEYAELISNCNAEQLTVFNTVMESVRNKKGGLFFVYGSGGCGKTYLWRTIISKLRSERQIVLPVASSGIAATLMPGGRTVHSRFKIPIVLDDVSMCAITHQSDMDQLIKSTSLIIWDEVPMQHRYSFECLDRSLRDIMKAVHPDRFHMPFGGITVVLGGDFRQILPVIPQGTRGQIVSPCITKSKLWKFSIVFKLIHSMYITKERTESEIQSLKNFAKWVPDIGDGKVPSTHVEDDICISEEYCNLQGTNCVEEMIESTFPDFKKNFQDLDYLSERAILSPTNQTVGHVNSAIVETIPGEMYSYFNVDTTEDFPGSQRDQMQSFPPETRMIVTKCLKHCVQCEICYAMTINKFQGQSLQKVGLYLSKGVFTYGQVYVAVSRVTSPQGLRFFINDEMGNPTHVTQNIAYKEVFYNVQNISMSANSERIHAFISPQIGEKFEKDFIECLVYTVKNFKIKLYNGDETNRPIRTDKHIYFTNDTVLKKDETSGLTVPHNVINMTFFNEFGNSFLNAMEKVVDKTNIITICYAKVSDWKGYLYLTNFPSTRFYLNADHYNVSILRKRF from the exons ATGGTATTTGCGCCTGCTACTGACCAAG AAATTCACAAGCTGCTCAAGTCAATTGGGAAATCATTTAAAGATTTTGACCAAATGCCTCAACCTCCTGACACATATCTGGATTTCAGTGATAATAATTTGATCATAGAAGAGAGAAGTTATGACATTGCAGAAATGGAGAAGGAATATGCGGAGCTGATATCAAACTGTAATGCTGAGCAGTTGACAGTATTCAACACTGTAATGGAATCAGTTAGAAATAAGAAAGGAGGTTTATTTTTTGTGTACGGTAGCGGAGGCTGTGGTAAAACCTACTTGTGGAGAACAATAATTTCAAAGTTAAGGTCGGAAAGACAAATTGTACTTCCTGTAGCTTCATCTGGAATTGCAGCCACACTTATGCCCGGTGGTCGCACCGTTCATTCAAGGTTCAAAATTCCCATTGTCCTTGACGATGTTTCTATGTGTGCCATAACACATCAATCCGACATGGATCAATTAATCAAAAGTACAAGTTTGATCATTTGGGATGAAGTGCCGATGCAACATCGCTATTCGTTTGAATGCCTTGATCGTTCACTACGTGATATAATGAAAGCTGTCCATCCAGACCGCTTCCATATGCCTTTTGGAGGTATCACCGTAGTTTTAGGAGGGGACTTTCGACAAATTCTCCCAGTCATTCCACAAGGCACACGTGGTCAAATTGTGTCGCCATGTATCACAAAATCAAAACTGTGGAAATTTTCTATTGTCTTCAAACTGATCCACAGCATGTACATCACTAAAGAAAGAACTGAATCTGAAATCCAATCATTAAAGAACTTTGCAAAATGGGTTCCGGATATTGGTGATGGAAAAGTTCCTTCTACTCATGTAGAAGATGACATATGTATTTCTGAAGAATACTGTAATCTGCAAGGTACCAACTGTGTTGAAGAAATGATTGAAAGTACCTTCCCAGATTTTAAGAAGAATTTCCAAGATCTAGACTACTTGAGTGAAAGAGCTATACTCAGTCCAACAAACCAAACAGTTGGACATGTTAACAGTGCCATTGTTGAGACCATTCCTGGAGAAATGTACTCTTATTTCAATGTTGATACAACAGAGGATTTCCCAGGTTCTCAGAGGGATCAGATGCAATCTTTTCCACCCGA AACCCGAATGATTGTGACCAAGTGCCTTAAACATTGTGTGCAGTGTGAG ATTTGCTATGCAATGACGATTAATAAATTCCAAGGACAATCTCTGCAGAAGGTTGGTTTATATCTATCCAAAGGAGTTTTTACGTATGGTCAAGTATATGTTGCTGTGAGTCGTGTGACATCTCCTCAAGGTCTCAGATTTTTTATCAATGATGAAATGGGTAACCCTACACATGTCACTCAAAATATTGCCTACAAGGAAGTCTTCTACAATGTTCAAAACATTTCAATGTCTGCAAAT AGTGAAAGGATTCATGCTTTCATAAGTCCTCAGATTGGAGAGAAATTTGAGAAGGACTTTATTGAATGTTTGGTTTACACGGTgaagaattttaaaataaaattatataatggAGATGAAACAAATCGACCTATTCGAACTGACAAGCATATCTACTTCACAAATGACACTGTACTTAAAAAAGATGAAACTTCCGGGTTAACAGTCCCACA CAATGTCATCAACATGACTTTCTTCAATGAGTTTGGAAACTCTTTCCTCAATGCTATGGAAAAAGTTGTCGATAAAACAAATATTATAACTATATGCTATGCCAAAGTCAGTGATTGGAAAG GTTATCTGTACTTGACCAACTTCCCTTCCACCAGATTTTACTTGAATGCCGATCATTACAACGTTTCAATACTGCGCAAAAGATTTTAA
- the LOC141665932 gene encoding uncharacterized protein LOC141665932, with amino-acid sequence MKDRSAAENQNSGISPKTPVPGCYGNRAPLSALSMNTLPSKNSAYSPQTHFSPNVPKLKENQISSSKHTRKKCNNHLPSFNHFKEGNKSERKKPMAEFNAMPVKNFNFDDTTPNNTSHKVYDLEDACFCDFQHEDNDASSEDEDFTADLNYDSSEFVKTAHQVVKEYASLVAPDVQCSHCHEWMWKQERLHNDKEKSKRFSDGMRMFNSIFASSSTGGKVDHSINCGGAPDWVKVSDGETVDEIVDGLMKMLDETNELVKEFRSARDRFEADGVEDLEIILKVLRADNGRENHVSTSDEVASIMDGDLDETDGSRDIIIDSKIKGLEKISDIHPKLMALQYPLLFPHGGDGLTPRLGGRLYQQYVVDAFSTIEQAMLWWFRDCDSTNLGKSFILPAGFVGSRRYMQQNFQDALAVCRYIGHPDIFLLMTTNPLSDEIIQMMKHIPLCSSQNSPDMITRVFRLKLDKIAEDIKKKNYFGVCLGVMYVVEFQKRGLPHVHMLIWLDSASKRNLQANVDKYVSAEIPDPVADPVAYAAIKSHMIHGPCGVEFPNSRCMKQHKCIRHFPKKYSPSTTFDQSGFPIYKRRKTNFTVTKGKANMHNQWVIPYNRDLLVKYQCHMNVEICCHARSLKYLFKYCLKGHHRATFQIRGKKRRTDSGEKIDEAEAAYRIFRFNIHYRSVSVLGLSFHFPGKKYCTFRSNEPLAKVAAREKDKLTQLEAYFVLNGKYSNARKYLYDEIPQYYV; translated from the exons ATGAAAGACAG ATCAGCTGCAGAGAATCAAAATTCAGGAATTTCTCCAAAAACACCCGTGCCTGGCTGCTATGGAAATAGGGCCCCGTTGTCTGCTTTATCTATGAATACTCTCCCTTCAAAAAATAGTGCCTACTCTCCTCAAACACACTTCTCTCCAAATGTACCAAAATTAAAGGAAAATCAGATAAGCAGTAGTAAGCACACGCGGAAGAAATGCAACAATCATCTGCCATCATTTAATCACTTCAAAGAAG GGAATAAATCTGAAAGAAAGAAGCCAATGGCTGAGTTTAATGCCATGCCAGTTAAGAATTTTAATTTTGATGATACAACACCAAATAATACTTCTCATAAGGTTTATGATTTAG AGGATGCGTGTTTTTGTGATTTCCAACATGAGGACAATGATGCATCATCTGAAGATGAAGACTTCACTGCTGATTTGAACTATGATTCCTCTGAATTTGTCAAAACTGCACACCAAG TTGTAAAGGAATATGCTTCATTGGTAGCTCCTGATGTTCAATGTTCACATTGTCATGAATGGATGTGGAAGCAAGAGCGT TTACATAATGATAAAGAGAAATCTAAGCGATTTAGTGATGGTATGCGTATGTTCAATAGCATCTTTGCATCCAGTTCTACAGGCGGTAAAGTTGACCACTCAATTAATTGTGGTGGTGCCCCTGAT TGGGTAAAAGTCAGTGATGGAGAAACTGTAGACGAGATTGTTGATGGTTTGATGAAGATGTTGGATGAAACAAATGAGTTGGTAAAAGAATTCCGGTCTGCCCGTGACCGTTTTGAGGCTGATGGGGTTGAAGATTTGGAAATTATCCTAAAGGTTTTACGGGCTGACAATGGACGTGAGAATCATGTCAGTACATCAGATGAAGTTGCAAGCATAATGGACGGTGATCTTGACGAAACAGATGGGTCGCGTGATATTATTATTGATTCAAAAATAAAGGGGCTTGAAAAGATATCAGATATTCATCCAAAACTAATGGCATTACAATATCCACTCTTATTTCCTCATGGTGGTGATG GACTAACCCCACGTCTTGGTGGAAGACTTTACCAGCAGTATGTTGTCGATGCCTTTTCCACCATTGAACAAGCAATGCTTTGGTGGTTCC GTGATTGTGATAGTACGAACCTGGGGAAAAGTTTCATCTTACCAGCAGGATTTGTTGGTTCACGAAGATACATGCAACAGAACTTCCAGGATGCCTTGGCTGTCTGTCGATATATTGGACATCCCGACATCTTCCTCTTAATGACTACAAATCCCCTTTCAGATGAAATTATTCAAATGATGAAACATATTCCTTTGTGTTCCTCGCAGAATTCTCCAGATATGATAACACGTGTTTTCAGATTAAAACTAGACAAAATTGCAGAGGATATCAAAAAGAAAAACTACTTTGGTGTGTGTCTCGGAG TGATGTACGTAGTTGAGTTCCAAAAACGTGGTCTTCCTCATGTCCATATGTTAATATGGTTGGATTCCGCTTCCAAACGCAATCTGCAGGCCAATGTTGATAAATATGTTTCTGCGGAGATTCCTGATCCTGTTGCAGACCCTGTAGCTTATGCTGCTATCAAAAGCCATATGATACATGGCCCGTGTGGTGTGGAATTTCCTAATTCAAGATGCATGAAACAGCATAAGTGTATACGACATTTTCCTAAGAA GTACTCTCCAAGCACAACATTTGATCAATCTGGATTTCCAATTTATAAACGGCGCAAGACCAATTTTACGGTTACCAAAGGAAAAGCAAACATGCACAATCAATGGGTTATTCCTTATAATCGGGATTTGTTGGTCAAGTATCAGTGCCATATGAATGTTGAGATATGCTGTCATGCCCGCAGTTTAAAATACCTTTTTAAGTATTGCCTCAAAGGACATCATAGAGCAACGTTTCAAATAAGAGGGAAGAAAAGAAGGACTGATAGTGGAGAAAAAATTGATGAAG CTGAGGCTGCTTACCGCATATTTAGATTTAATATTCATTACAGATCAGTTTCAGTTTTGGGTCTTTCATTTCATTTTCCTGGGAAAAAATACTGCACTTTTCGATCAAATGAGCCGTTGGCAAAGGTTGCTGCTCGGGAGAAGGACAAACTTACTCAACTAGAAGCTTACTTTGTTTTGAATGGAAAATATAGTAATGCAAGAAAATACCTCTATGATGAGATTCCACAATATTATGTTTGA